The Aspergillus oryzae RIB40 DNA, chromosome 5 genome segment CCTATGAGCTCAGACAAGCATGTCTGTCGAGACGAACTGAAGGTCCACTTGCACGGCAATGCAACTGCGAATGGAATTATATTCATGGTCAGTCATGACGCCTCCTATTGTACTGTGAGTAGATGAGTTTTGGTGGAGATTAGTTTTAAAAAGATCTTCTACTACTAGAGCTTTCGGAGACTTGGTCTTGTTTAATCATGCCTTAATGCGTATGATATCCCAAGCTAGATGTGCATAGAATCCAGATTCATTATACACTATCATTATACATCATTATACTATTATCTTGTTCAATACTATCAATCCAGCTCGCTCCGCTCCACACCCATCAACTCATTGACCTCATGGGTCTGCCTTTCATCCCGTGACCTGTAGTTCTCCGATGACAGTTCTGAGATGATCGTGTCTGTGTGAGATCCACGCACATTCTTCGCAGTATTACTTCCATCCACAAAACCACCAGGTAGAGGAGTGGTACTTTGAGAATGCCATACCGGCTCGGCAACATCAGGCTCGCTTTCTCTTaatcttctcctccgtcgGAAAAAGAGGAATGACCCTACGCCAACGGCCAATAGGAGAAAACCCAATGGAATACCTAAGCCTATACCGATCTTTGCAGCCGAGGAAAGCCCGCCACTGCTACCTTCGGTAGATGGGTTTGCAGCAGACACACCCGTGACAGTAACCGCACCTGCAGACTcagatgaggatgttgtcgCCGGGGTTGAAGTGCCAGTCAAAGATGTGGCTGAAGTACTGGCAAAATGGTATGAAGTCGGTGACGGATCATCGTGGTACCTCTTCGAAACTCCAAAGACAACACTAGTTGCA includes the following:
- a CDS encoding uncharacterized protein (predicted protein), giving the protein MALQLSRSPVYSLIILSILWIEGIAAGNFTFPTESESRFIVGDQVNITWDVLTPRISLYEECGTQQWIIARKRSYTERNCAPYVWSANRDVYKESGCYFELESLTSEGEPDGQDNATSVVFGVSKRYHDDPSPTSYHFASTSATSLTGTSTPATTSSSESAGAVTVTGVSAANPSTEGSSGGLSSAAKIGIGLGIPLGFLLLAVGVGSFLFFRRRRRLRESEPDVAEPVWHSQSTTPLPGGFVDGSNTAKNVRGSHTDTIISELSSENYRSRDERQTHEVNELMGVERSELD